One Amycolatopsis sp. NBC_00355 genomic window carries:
- the glf gene encoding UDP-galactopyranose mutase, with protein sequence MSAHTNPAKITEADFAGYDLVVVGSGFFGLTVAERAAAELGKKVLILERRSHIGGNAYSEAEPETGIEVHKYGAHLFHTSNKRVWEYVNRFTEFTNYQHRVFARVKDQVYSFPMNLALINQFFGKSHTPDEARELIAKQSSEFETGAAQNLEEKAISLVGRPLYEAFIRGYTAKQWENDPKNLGENIITRLPVRYNFDNRYFNDAYEGLPVNGYTAWLEKMAEHENIEIRLNVDYFDVREHIPAGTPTVYTGPLDRYFGYSAGRFTWRTVDFESEVAETGDFQGTSVVNYNDQEVPYTRIIEFRHFHPERDYPKDKTVIFREFSRFAKEEDEPYYPINTPDNREKLEAYRELAKTEARERNVLFGGRLGTYKYLDMHMAIGSALSAFDNKIAPHLTDGAPLDGSLDA encoded by the coding sequence AAGAAGGTCCTCATCCTCGAACGGCGCAGCCACATCGGCGGCAACGCCTACTCCGAGGCCGAGCCCGAGACCGGGATCGAGGTGCACAAGTACGGCGCGCACCTGTTCCACACCTCGAACAAGCGCGTCTGGGAGTACGTGAACCGCTTCACCGAGTTCACGAACTACCAGCACCGGGTGTTCGCGCGGGTCAAGGACCAGGTCTACTCGTTCCCGATGAACCTCGCGCTGATCAACCAGTTCTTCGGCAAGTCCCACACGCCGGACGAGGCCCGCGAGCTCATCGCCAAGCAGTCGTCGGAGTTCGAGACCGGCGCCGCGCAGAACCTCGAGGAAAAGGCCATCTCGCTGGTCGGCCGCCCCCTCTACGAGGCGTTCATCCGCGGGTACACCGCGAAGCAGTGGGAGAACGACCCCAAGAACCTGGGCGAGAACATCATCACGCGCCTGCCGGTCCGGTACAACTTCGACAACCGGTACTTCAACGACGCCTACGAAGGCCTGCCCGTCAACGGGTACACCGCGTGGCTCGAGAAGATGGCCGAGCACGAGAACATCGAGATCCGGCTGAACGTCGACTACTTCGACGTGCGCGAGCACATCCCGGCGGGCACCCCGACCGTCTACACCGGTCCGCTGGACCGCTACTTCGGCTACTCGGCGGGCCGGTTCACCTGGCGCACCGTCGACTTCGAGTCCGAGGTCGCCGAGACCGGAGACTTCCAGGGCACCTCGGTCGTCAACTACAACGACCAGGAAGTCCCCTACACCCGCATCATCGAGTTCCGGCACTTCCACCCGGAGCGCGACTACCCCAAGGACAAGACGGTCATCTTCCGCGAGTTCTCCCGCTTCGCGAAGGAAGAGGACGAGCCGTACTACCCGATCAACACCCCGGACAACCGCGAGAAGCTCGAGGCCTACCGCGAACTGGCCAAGACCGAGGCGCGCGAGCGGAACGTGCTGTTCGGCGGCCGGCTCGGCACCTACAAGTACCTCGACATGCACATGGCCATCGGCTCGGCGCTCTCGGCGTTCGACAACAAGATCGCCCCGCACCTGACCGACGGCGCGCCGCTCGACGGGTCCCTCGATGCTTGA